A stretch of Clostridium formicaceticum DNA encodes these proteins:
- a CDS encoding adenylosuccinate synthase encodes MPSVVVVGAQWGDEGKGKIIDYLAGKAQVVVRAQGGNNAGHTVIVEDKKYAFHLLPSGVLYKDKLNVIGNGVVFDPEGFLKEVEVLEAQGIDTSNIRIDERVHVIFPYHKKIDALEEEARGEAQIGTTKKGIGPCYMDKIERSGIRLGEMIDKDVFKDRLFSQIERKNKIIEKIYDSEGFDKNVIYETYCEYAERLKKYVADTTILVHEALDAGEKVLFEGAQGTLLDIDLGTYPYVTSSHPTSGGFCVGAGVGPNKLQEIIGVVKAYTTRVGLGPFPTELDNEIGDLIRVKGNEFGTTTGRPRRCGWFDGVMVKYTTRVNGLTGISLMLLDVLSGFEKIKICTGYEIEGKVTENFPANLKMLAKSKPVYEELDGWEEDITKVEKYEDLPKNAKAYIAKIEEYVGLPVKMVSVGPKRNQTIVRQTIF; translated from the coding sequence ATGCCATCAGTTGTCGTAGTAGGCGCCCAGTGGGGTGACGAAGGCAAAGGAAAAATTATTGATTATTTAGCAGGTAAAGCTCAAGTAGTTGTGAGGGCTCAGGGAGGAAATAACGCTGGACATACAGTTATTGTAGAAGATAAAAAGTATGCATTCCATTTGCTGCCCTCTGGTGTATTGTATAAGGATAAGTTGAATGTTATTGGAAATGGTGTAGTTTTTGATCCTGAGGGTTTTCTAAAGGAAGTAGAGGTTTTAGAAGCGCAAGGAATCGACACCTCTAATATAAGAATAGATGAAAGAGTGCATGTTATTTTCCCTTATCACAAAAAGATAGATGCCTTAGAAGAAGAGGCGAGGGGAGAAGCTCAGATAGGGACAACAAAAAAAGGAATAGGCCCTTGTTATATGGATAAAATAGAACGTTCTGGGATTCGTTTAGGAGAAATGATTGATAAAGACGTATTTAAAGATCGTTTGTTTTCTCAGATAGAAAGAAAAAATAAAATTATTGAAAAAATTTATGACAGTGAAGGTTTTGATAAAAATGTTATTTATGAAACCTACTGTGAATATGCAGAGAGATTGAAAAAGTATGTAGCAGATACTACGATTTTGGTGCATGAGGCCTTAGATGCTGGAGAAAAGGTTTTGTTTGAGGGTGCTCAGGGAACTCTATTAGATATTGATTTAGGGACTTATCCTTATGTGACTTCTTCTCATCCCACTTCTGGAGGATTTTGTGTAGGGGCTGGTGTTGGGCCAAATAAGTTACAGGAGATTATTGGTGTAGTAAAGGCATACACCACAAGAGTTGGATTAGGACCCTTTCCTACAGAACTAGATAATGAAATAGGGGACCTTATTAGAGTAAAAGGAAATGAGTTTGGGACAACCACTGGAAGGCCAAGAAGATGTGGCTGGTTTGATGGCGTGATGGTGAAGTATACCACGAGAGTGAATGGGCTTACGGGCATTTCTCTTATGTTATTAGATGTATTAAGTGGTTTTGAGAAAATAAAGATATGTACAGGTTATGAGATTGAAGGAAAGGTAACAGAAAACTTTCCTGCTAATTTAAAGATGTTGGCGAAAAGTAAACCGGTTTATGAAGAACTTGATGGATGGGAAGAGGATATTACCAAGGTTGAAAAGTATGAGGATTTACCGAAAAATGCCAAAGCATATATAGCTAAAATTGAAGAATACGTAGGTTTACCAGTAAAAATGGTCTCCGTAGGGCCTAAAAGGAATCAAACCATTGTAAGACAAACTATTTTTTAA
- a CDS encoding DUF1858 domain-containing protein — protein sequence MAKITEDMTIMQVLQQDRESAAIFMKYGLHCLGCPGATMESIADAGKVHGIDVAKLVEDLNKFFESKEK from the coding sequence ATGGCTAAAATAACAGAAGATATGACAATTATGCAAGTGCTACAACAAGATCGAGAAAGCGCTGCTATTTTTATGAAGTATGGCTTGCATTGCCTTGGTTGTCCTGGTGCTACTATGGAGAGCATTGCAGACGCTGGAAAAGTACATGGAATTGACGTAGCGAAGCTAGTAGAAGATTTAAATAAGTTTTTTGAATCAAAAGAGAAATAA
- a CDS encoding GNAT family N-acetyltransferase — protein sequence MAIGQKSDFRRRIEMIVIARGKLTYITEIQRQQVNAMQFWGKHKDPLFDSYNFPVMNEAQREYWYRNKKYTLSKKCFGVSNLQHQFVGYIALRNIRWIRRISELGIVFDPNHINKGYGTDALKCFLKYYFENMKMKQLNLKVAIFNKRAEKCYENCGFQLQEIKYDEFEDQKFPVFEKDELKEYQQFFKKEGTILLTQYKHMCITKERYIK from the coding sequence ATGGCTATAGGTCAGAAGAGTGACTTTCGACGGAGGATAGAGATGATCGTTATTGCTAGGGGTAAATTAACCTACATTACAGAAATTCAAAGACAACAGGTGAATGCTATGCAATTTTGGGGAAAACATAAGGACCCTTTATTTGATAGCTATAATTTTCCTGTTATGAATGAGGCACAGCGAGAATATTGGTATCGAAATAAAAAATATACTTTGTCTAAAAAATGTTTTGGTGTCAGCAATTTACAACATCAATTTGTGGGATATATTGCATTAAGAAATATCAGATGGATTAGAAGAATAAGTGAATTAGGAATCGTATTTGATCCTAATCATATTAACAAAGGATATGGTACAGATGCTTTAAAATGTTTTTTGAAATATTATTTTGAGAATATGAAAATGAAACAGCTAAATTTGAAGGTAGCGATATTTAATAAGAGAGCAGAAAAGTGCTATGAAAACTGTGGATTTCAGTTGCAGGAAATAAAGTATGATGAATTTGAAGATCAAAAATTTCCAGTTTTTGAAAAAGATGAGCTAAAAGAATATCAACAGTTTTTTAAAAAAGAGGGAACAATATTATTAACGCAATATAAGCATATGTGTATAACAAAGGAAAGATATATAAAGTAA
- the rplI gene encoding 50S ribosomal protein L9, with protein sequence MKVILLQDVKGQGKKGDVVNVSDGYARNFLFPKNLAVEATGGNMKTLEQQNKAREQKQQEELQKSKELAAKIEKLTVELKAKAGEGGRLFGSVTSKDISELVNKKHGIKLDKKKIVLPDPIRELGVKYLEVKIQPGVVAKLKVHVMEE encoded by the coding sequence ATGAAGGTTATCTTATTACAAGATGTAAAAGGCCAAGGAAAAAAAGGAGATGTCGTTAATGTTAGCGATGGTTATGCAAGAAACTTTTTATTCCCTAAAAATTTAGCAGTAGAAGCTACTGGTGGAAATATGAAAACATTGGAACAACAGAATAAAGCCAGAGAACAGAAGCAACAAGAAGAACTACAAAAATCAAAGGAGTTAGCCGCAAAAATCGAAAAACTTACTGTGGAATTAAAAGCAAAAGCAGGGGAAGGTGGAAGACTTTTTGGCTCCGTAACCTCTAAGGATATTAGCGAACTGGTAAATAAAAAGCATGGCATTAAATTAGATAAGAAAAAAATTGTTTTACCAGATCCAATAAGAGAATTAGGTGTAAAATACTTGGAAGTAAAGATACAGCCTGGTGTTGTTGCAAAATTAAAAGTTCATGTGATGGAAGAGTAA
- a CDS encoding DHH family phosphoesterase, which produces MKNPRFFKMLVPDTRIYIFIIGLLIAIISFYNHIIGLVGILVLTYLIYYNLKTTNIRREEWTRYIEGLSSDIDSVTKQSILNMPIPLTMVEIDGTIKWYNRKFLEVMDSQGLLDKNIEDIIPGFELQDILQSKNTMTKKANINSRSFNVLYNIIKSEKNHISTYVIMLYWIEETDYEILKKKYNEEKMVIALVQADNFDEVMQGTEDARRPLVIAEIDHKLTLWANRVNGFLRKYANDKFIAVFEKQHLQKLETKKFDILDEIREINIGNKIPITLSIGIGTEGETPLQNFEFANAAKDLSLGRGGDQATVKKNDKISFYGGKTKAVEKRTKVKARVIAYALRQLIEQSDNVFVMGHKYADLDALGSAMGIYRAAKNRNKEAYIVLNGNNPAIGCLYDKIIQSEEYRKNIITCEEAKLRVHSTSLVVVVDTHRPNFTECPELLKQTDKIVVIDHHRKGTDFIENTVLNYHETYVSSASELVTEILFYMEDKVNIELLEAEALLAGIAIDTKNFTFKTGVRTFEAAALLRRAGADTTSVKQLFQDDLNTIISKGEVIKRAVIVRDTVAISTCEEEGEDSQLIAAQAADELLNIKGIRASFVLAKKDDTMIVISGRSMGDINVQVILEKLGVGVT; this is translated from the coding sequence ATGAAAAACCCAAGATTTTTTAAAATGTTAGTGCCGGACACGCGAATATACATTTTTATTATAGGACTTCTTATTGCAATTATTTCCTTCTATAATCATATCATAGGTTTAGTGGGTATACTTGTACTAACTTATTTAATTTATTATAATCTAAAAACTACCAATATAAGAAGGGAAGAGTGGACCCGATATATTGAAGGGCTGTCTTCAGATATCGATTCAGTTACAAAGCAATCTATTTTGAACATGCCAATACCGCTAACAATGGTAGAAATTGATGGAACAATTAAATGGTATAATAGGAAGTTTTTAGAGGTTATGGATAGCCAAGGCTTGCTAGATAAAAATATTGAAGATATCATACCTGGGTTTGAACTTCAGGATATTTTACAATCAAAAAATACGATGACCAAAAAGGCAAATATTAACAGTAGAAGTTTCAATGTTTTGTATAATATTATAAAATCAGAAAAAAATCATATCTCTACTTATGTAATCATGCTCTATTGGATTGAAGAAACTGACTATGAGATTTTAAAGAAAAAATATAACGAGGAAAAAATGGTAATAGCTTTAGTACAAGCTGATAATTTTGATGAAGTAATGCAAGGTACAGAAGACGCTCGTCGGCCTTTGGTTATTGCAGAGATAGATCATAAGCTTACTTTATGGGCCAACCGAGTAAATGGGTTTTTAAGAAAGTATGCTAATGATAAGTTTATCGCAGTTTTTGAAAAGCAACACTTACAAAAACTAGAAACCAAGAAATTTGACATTCTAGATGAGATTAGAGAAATCAATATAGGAAATAAAATCCCCATTACTTTAAGTATAGGAATTGGAACAGAGGGGGAAACGCCTTTACAGAATTTTGAATTTGCCAATGCAGCAAAAGACTTATCCCTGGGTAGAGGGGGAGACCAAGCAACGGTTAAGAAAAACGATAAAATAAGTTTTTATGGTGGCAAAACAAAGGCAGTAGAAAAACGAACGAAGGTAAAAGCCCGTGTTATTGCTTATGCACTAAGACAATTAATAGAACAAAGTGATAATGTTTTTGTTATGGGACATAAATATGCGGATCTAGATGCTCTAGGATCTGCTATGGGAATTTACCGAGCTGCTAAAAATAGGAATAAAGAGGCTTATATTGTGTTGAATGGAAACAATCCTGCTATTGGGTGTCTTTACGATAAAATTATACAAAGTGAAGAATATAGAAAGAATATTATTACTTGTGAAGAAGCAAAGTTAAGGGTACATTCTACTTCTTTAGTAGTAGTAGTAGATACCCATCGTCCCAACTTTACAGAGTGCCCTGAACTGTTAAAACAAACTGATAAAATCGTAGTGATAGATCATCATAGAAAAGGAACAGATTTTATTGAAAATACTGTGTTAAATTATCATGAAACCTATGTATCCTCCGCTAGTGAATTGGTAACAGAGATACTCTTTTACATGGAGGATAAGGTAAACATAGAGTTATTAGAAGCAGAAGCCCTCTTAGCAGGTATTGCTATTGATACCAAGAATTTTACCTTTAAAACAGGTGTTAGGACCTTTGAAGCTGCTGCGTTATTAAGAAGGGCAGGAGCAGATACTACTTCTGTAAAACAATTGTTTCAAGATGATTTAAATACGATTATTTCAAAAGGAGAAGTCATCAAGAGAGCTGTGATTGTTAGAGATACGGTTGCTATATCTACCTGTGAAGAAGAGGGAGAAGATTCTCAACTTATTGCAGCGCAAGCAGCAGATGAACTTCTTAATATAAAGGGCATACGAGCTTCCTTTGTTTTAGCTAAAAAAGATGATACAATGATAGTTATAAGTGGTAGGTCTATGGGAGATATCAATGTACAGGTGATTTTAGAAAAGCTAGGGGTGGGGGTCACTTAA
- a CDS encoding YybS family protein has product MKDYSNKKAFIEAALMVTITSFFVVATLYIPILSVLLFFLPVPFIILSFRYSTSYTVISLAVASLFIGLLTGVLYTVFIFVIITPIALIMGHYMKHHKKPFQVIGVGTAVSVFSIFLMIQIVSMVSGVHIIEEMGRMIGEVLDHQVEMLHTVNVSSLDIQEAINYFMMILPGLIIVQSMIGAFINYYLAVAIMNRLKFISYKFDGFEDFKLPANIVLGSFIIFILSLLTRYVPGIDHNSLIANATLIFVVVFFLQGISFINYLLKKRKFPKFLRIFILILFVFISPLMTLVAIIGLLDAMIDIRRIGKRND; this is encoded by the coding sequence GTGAAGGATTATAGTAATAAAAAGGCATTTATAGAAGCTGCATTAATGGTAACCATTACATCTTTTTTTGTAGTAGCTACTTTATATATCCCAATTTTATCTGTTTTACTATTTTTTTTACCGGTTCCCTTTATTATTTTGTCTTTTCGCTATAGTACAAGTTATACAGTAATTTCTTTAGCTGTAGCTAGTTTGTTTATTGGTTTATTAACAGGTGTACTTTATACAGTTTTTATTTTTGTTATTATTACACCAATTGCTCTTATAATGGGGCATTATATGAAGCATCATAAAAAACCCTTTCAAGTCATAGGGGTAGGTACAGCAGTATCAGTATTTTCTATTTTTTTAATGATACAAATTGTTTCTATGGTTAGTGGTGTTCATATTATTGAAGAAATGGGCAGAATGATTGGAGAAGTGCTAGATCATCAAGTAGAAATGTTGCATACGGTCAATGTCAGCTCACTAGATATCCAAGAGGCAATAAATTATTTTATGATGATTTTACCGGGTCTAATTATTGTTCAGTCTATGATAGGAGCTTTCATTAACTACTATTTAGCAGTAGCTATTATGAATAGACTTAAATTTATTTCTTATAAGTTTGATGGATTTGAGGACTTTAAACTTCCAGCGAATATTGTACTAGGATCCTTTATCATTTTTATCTTATCTTTATTGACAAGATACGTACCGGGCATTGATCATAATAGTTTGATTGCAAATGCTACCCTTATTTTTGTAGTAGTATTTTTTCTACAAGGTATATCCTTTATAAATTATTTGCTGAAGAAAAGAAAATTTCCTAAATTTTTAAGAATATTTATCTTAATACTGTTTGTCTTTATTAGTCCCTTAATGACGCTGGTAGCCATTATAGGACTACTGGACGCTATGATAGATATAAGAAGGATTGGGAAAAGAAACGATTAA
- a CDS encoding MazG-like family protein — protein MAQNNNNDISRNLKMIDFLKCELLNTIALLFETMIKGVKNSQELVVECLVNLLLATYTLGRRLGFDYDMLDKKLQDKIKTSILEEHHLEKWYGDLSELNQHISNHRK, from the coding sequence GTGGCACAAAACAATAATAATGATATTAGCAGAAATCTGAAAATGATAGATTTTTTAAAGTGTGAGCTGTTAAATACGATAGCTTTATTGTTTGAAACGATGATAAAAGGTGTAAAAAATAGTCAAGAATTAGTGGTAGAATGTTTAGTAAATCTTCTTTTAGCTACATATACGTTAGGAAGAAGATTAGGATTTGATTATGACATGCTTGATAAAAAGTTGCAGGATAAAATTAAGACCAGTATATTAGAAGAACATCATCTAGAGAAGTGGTATGGAGATTTATCAGAACTAAATCAACATATAAGTAATCATAGAAAGTAA
- a CDS encoding pro-sigmaK processing inhibitor BofA family protein, translating into MGFELSIILAYAFGLILLYILGWILLIPIRLIIKLIWNGVIGGIMLFLVNLVGSVLGIAIVINPITALVAGFLGVPGVVLLLVLQYIL; encoded by the coding sequence ATGGGGTTTGAATTAAGTATCATACTGGCTTATGCCTTTGGATTGATATTACTATATATTTTGGGGTGGATTTTATTAATACCTATTCGATTGATTATAAAGCTTATATGGAATGGTGTTATAGGAGGTATTATGCTATTCCTAGTAAACTTAGTAGGGAGTGTTTTGGGGATAGCTATTGTTATTAATCCCATTACTGCTTTAGTAGCGGGGTTTCTAGGCGTGCCTGGTGTGGTGTTGCTATTGGTACTTCAGTATATCTTATAG
- a CDS encoding YaaL family protein yields the protein MNEENQVTKREGILEGISTVFSGLHNKFQHFYETEKDENQEFIDVIKKARAEWESAEKTFHSVSDPDLIDYAIYNVEATKAKYIYLLKRAKEMGIKTNL from the coding sequence ATGAATGAAGAAAACCAAGTTACTAAAAGAGAAGGTATCCTAGAAGGAATTTCTACCGTTTTTAGTGGACTGCATAATAAATTTCAGCACTTTTACGAAACTGAGAAGGATGAAAATCAAGAATTTATTGATGTTATTAAGAAAGCCCGTGCAGAATGGGAAAGTGCAGAAAAAACCTTTCATAGTGTATCAGATCCAGACCTTATAGATTACGCGATATATAATGTAGAAGCTACAAAAGCAAAATATATCTACTTGCTAAAAAGAGCTAAAGAAATGGGCATTAAAACGAATCTTTAA
- a CDS encoding aspartyl-phosphate phosphatase Spo0E family protein, with protein sequence MEKWRRDELDKLRNELHRLIDKEKNLISPKVVALSQKLDKALNAYEKAKNKKNRID encoded by the coding sequence ATGGAAAAATGGCGTAGAGATGAATTAGATAAGTTAAGAAATGAATTGCATAGGCTTATCGATAAGGAAAAAAACCTTATTTCACCGAAAGTAGTAGCATTAAGTCAAAAACTGGATAAAGCATTAAATGCCTATGAAAAGGCAAAAAACAAGAAGAACAGGATAGATTAG
- a CDS encoding EAL domain-containing protein, whose protein sequence is MAKYNDKIKSLNDQSEMFYDSEEAKKLSPYSAPLIIAITYGIFGAIWILLSDRILDFLTDNPVVYKQLQTYKGWLYVFVTMGLAYILTQKTMRLMQRANNKTIKAYMQLRKAHEELVSMERELEYQKHFTKNIINDAHVIIGVWDETGKIISVNPFGQKTFGYREDELINKRWLDLLISKENQTIMNDVFEEIKKNKELKNHESQFMSKDGSPIDILWNSSMLNYSGSNNKIVSIGVDITERKKYEENVSRIAFYDTLTGLPNRIMFENEIKNFLHQKIEKNKVAIIYIDIDNFKYINDTLGHQAGDEFLKYIGDTLNTEIKIPNLVARLGGDEFAILFTELQSNEILIETIEEIKKKIGRTWSIKNHQFFVSMSIGIAKFPDHGHNITELLKNADIAMYAAKQEGKDKILFYKKDIQTNNLNHVQMANKLQSAIENEEFMLFYQPQFKLNTGEIVGLEALIRWNHHEEGFISPVEFIPVAEDTGQIYSIERWIVKTALAQKKQWEKEGLGHVELSINLSGKTLTSDVNFQELEILLSTFDVDYSKITIEITETAIISNVDLVIRRLNRLKAKGLKIALDDFGTGYSSLTYLKKFPINIIKLDRSFIQLIPKNSIDTVIIKHILSLAHDLRYEVIAEGIETREQLEYLKKCFCENGQGYLLSKPLSQEKVNELMNSFRLKKLKDG, encoded by the coding sequence ATGGCAAAATATAACGACAAAATAAAAAGTTTAAACGACCAAAGCGAAATGTTTTATGATTCAGAAGAAGCGAAGAAACTAAGTCCCTACAGCGCTCCTCTTATCATTGCTATAACCTATGGAATATTTGGCGCGATATGGATTTTATTATCAGATAGAATTTTGGATTTTTTAACTGATAATCCTGTAGTTTATAAACAATTACAGACGTATAAAGGTTGGTTATATGTTTTTGTAACAATGGGTTTAGCATATATATTGACTCAAAAAACAATGCGTCTTATGCAGAGAGCTAACAACAAGACAATAAAAGCATATATGCAATTAAGAAAAGCCCATGAAGAACTGGTAAGCATGGAGAGAGAGCTAGAATATCAAAAACATTTTACGAAAAATATCATTAATGATGCGCATGTTATCATAGGCGTATGGGATGAGACAGGAAAAATAATAAGTGTAAATCCCTTTGGTCAAAAAACATTTGGATATAGAGAAGATGAGTTAATAAATAAAAGGTGGTTAGACTTATTAATTTCAAAGGAAAATCAAACAATAATGAATGATGTATTCGAAGAAATTAAGAAAAATAAAGAACTGAAAAATCATGAAAGTCAATTTATGTCAAAGGATGGAAGCCCTATAGATATACTGTGGAATAGTAGTATGCTAAACTATAGCGGTAGTAATAATAAAATTGTTTCTATTGGTGTAGATATTACAGAAAGAAAAAAGTATGAAGAAAATGTTAGTCGTATTGCTTTTTACGATACACTTACAGGGTTGCCTAATAGAATTATGTTTGAAAATGAAATAAAAAACTTTCTTCATCAAAAAATAGAAAAAAATAAAGTTGCTATTATCTATATAGATATTGATAATTTTAAATATATCAATGATACATTGGGTCATCAAGCAGGAGATGAGTTTTTAAAGTATATAGGAGATACGCTTAATACTGAAATTAAAATTCCTAATTTAGTTGCACGACTAGGAGGAGATGAATTCGCAATTTTATTTACAGAGTTACAATCAAATGAAATATTGATAGAAACTATAGAAGAGATAAAGAAAAAAATTGGTAGGACATGGTCTATCAAAAATCATCAATTCTTTGTTTCTATGAGTATAGGAATTGCTAAATTTCCTGATCATGGACATAACATTACTGAGCTTTTAAAAAATGCTGATATAGCCATGTATGCTGCAAAACAAGAAGGAAAGGATAAAATTCTCTTTTATAAAAAAGATATTCAAACAAACAATTTGAATCATGTACAAATGGCTAACAAATTGCAATCAGCTATAGAAAATGAAGAATTTATGCTTTTTTATCAACCTCAGTTTAAACTTAATACTGGTGAAATAGTAGGTCTGGAGGCATTAATTAGATGGAATCATCATGAAGAAGGGTTTATTTCACCTGTAGAATTTATTCCAGTAGCAGAAGATACAGGACAAATTTATAGTATAGAACGGTGGATTGTTAAAACTGCTTTGGCACAGAAAAAGCAATGGGAAAAAGAAGGGCTTGGTCATGTAGAATTATCTATTAACCTATCTGGCAAAACATTAACAAGTGACGTTAATTTTCAAGAGTTGGAAATATTATTATCAACTTTTGATGTAGACTATTCAAAGATAACAATAGAAATAACTGAAACAGCAATTATATCTAATGTTGACCTAGTAATTAGACGATTAAACAGACTAAAAGCGAAAGGACTGAAAATTGCACTAGACGATTTTGGGACAGGTTATTCCTCTCTCACTTATTTAAAAAAATTTCCCATCAATATTATAAAACTAGATAGAAGTTTTATTCAGCTAATTCCAAAGAACAGTATAGATACAGTGATTATTAAACATATTTTATCTTTAGCGCATGATTTGAGGTATGAAGTAATTGCCGAAGGAATAGAAACCCGAGAACAACTGGAATATTTGAAAAAATGTTTTTGCGAGAATGGGCAGGGATACTTGTTAAGTAAACCTTTATCTCAAGAAAAAGTTAATGAACTGATGAATTCTTTTAGACTTAAAAAATTAAAGGATGGCTAG
- a CDS encoding tyrosine-type recombinase/integrase yields the protein MTVEPIRDKTKIKQMYQYLNGKDPKYGLLFKFGLNTGLRISDILPIKVKDILNNDGQFKDYLVLREKKTGKEKKIKLNETLRKTILIYIKNYSLLPESYLFSSVKGNHIGRVQAYRVLKEAATVLGIENFGTHSLRKTWGYWTYKISRYNVGLIMDTFNHSSQNITLRYIGVNQDQKDELYSLVQF from the coding sequence ATGACTGTTGAGCCAATCAGGGATAAAACGAAAATTAAACAAATGTATCAATATTTAAATGGAAAAGATCCAAAATATGGTTTATTATTTAAATTTGGTCTTAATACTGGACTAAGAATTAGCGATATATTACCAATAAAAGTGAAAGACATTCTAAATAATGATGGACAATTTAAAGACTATTTAGTTTTAAGAGAAAAGAAAACTGGAAAAGAAAAAAAAATCAAATTAAATGAGACGCTTCGTAAAACCATCCTTATATACATAAAAAACTATAGTCTTTTGCCTGAAAGTTATTTATTTTCAAGTGTCAAAGGAAACCATATTGGTAGAGTTCAAGCCTATCGTGTGCTTAAGGAAGCAGCAACTGTGCTAGGTATTGAAAACTTTGGTACCCATAGCCTGCGTAAAACCTGGGGCTATTGGACGTATAAGATATCACGTTATAACGTTGGACTCATAATGGATACTTTTAATCATAGTTCACAAAATATCACGCTCCGTTATATTGGTGTTAATCAAGATCAAAAAGACGAACTGTATTCGTTAGTACAATTTTAA
- a CDS encoding DUF6602 domain-containing protein, translating into MPRNRLELRIKDYHKSISLEFNIIKDRVRYLIGDSHWGEDGRYKEIILMNVLKKYLPKNFSVGTGFIMNNDDYESISTQIDIIIYENTYPILFKEGDFVVVNSANVVGVIEVKSKFDNSRFESVIKKSEEIGQLINRRIFNGIFYYESNQGVYFEEEEINLNFRNVLQNTVGKVNHIAIGENQFIKFWEEGNPSLNNGNPCMSLYELSNLSFSYFITNCIEITYLLSKDYQDNTDNLGWFLYPIEGTKETQRKNNIEITIR; encoded by the coding sequence ATGCCTAGAAATAGATTAGAGTTAAGAATAAAAGATTATCATAAATCTATATCTCTTGAGTTTAATATTATAAAAGATAGAGTTAGATATTTAATCGGAGACAGTCATTGGGGAGAAGATGGAAGATACAAGGAAATAATACTAATGAATGTTTTGAAGAAGTATCTACCAAAGAATTTTTCAGTTGGTACTGGATTTATCATGAACAATGATGATTATGAATCTATTTCAACGCAGATAGATATAATAATATACGAGAATACCTATCCAATACTATTTAAAGAAGGTGATTTTGTAGTTGTTAATTCAGCAAATGTTGTTGGAGTAATAGAAGTTAAAAGTAAGTTTGATAATTCAAGATTTGAAAGTGTAATAAAAAAATCAGAAGAAATTGGACAATTAATAAATAGAAGGATTTTTAATGGAATTTTTTATTATGAGAGTAACCAAGGGGTATATTTTGAAGAAGAAGAAATAAATCTAAACTTCAGAAATGTATTGCAAAATACAGTTGGCAAGGTTAATCATATTGCTATAGGAGAAAATCAGTTTATTAAGTTTTGGGAAGAAGGAAATCCAAGTCTAAATAATGGAAATCCTTGTATGAGTTTATATGAATTATCTAATCTATCATTTTCGTATTTTATTACTAATTGTATTGAGATTACATATTTACTAAGCAAAGATTATCAAGATAATACTGATAATCTAGGCTGGTTTTTGTATCCTATTGAAGGCACAAAAGAAACTCAACGAAAGAACAATATTGAAATAACAATAAGGTAA